A genomic region of Methylobacterium durans contains the following coding sequences:
- a CDS encoding bifunctional metallophosphatase/5'-nucleotidase gives MSQPSRRQTLGLGLGAGLAAGLPAAAEERPAAPEATFSLLLVNDVYQMAEVDGWGGFARLNAVVKAERARGVPMLYAHAGDTLSPSLMSGIDKGAHIVELLDRAPPDVFVPGNHEFDFGPAVFFQRMREAAFPVFAANLRGADGRPLTGVQDRTIVELGGIRVGIVGISLASTPEKSQSGDLRCGPEMETLADQAEQLRREGAEIVVGVAHTARPTDRAIVAAGLVDILLSGHDHDLLVHYDGQRVLAESSVDAHYVTSIDVTVTVTGEGPARRVTWRPRFRIHDTATVTPDPETLAIVNRLEGELSRELDAPLGATRTALDSRVATVRARESSFGDLVADALRAATGAEAAIMNGGGIRGNRLYPAGSVLTRRDILTELPFGNTTVLVAISGAQLRAAIENGLADFGRTAGRMLQVSGLIVTLDPEAPRGARVVSIAVGGEPLDPGRTYRVASNSFLYDGGNGYGVLAKGRTLIGATDGKLVANEVMAYIRANAPLDVASGQRILVR, from the coding sequence ATGTCGCAACCCAGCCGCCGCCAGACCCTCGGCCTCGGTCTCGGCGCCGGGCTCGCCGCGGGGTTGCCGGCCGCGGCGGAGGAGCGCCCGGCCGCGCCCGAGGCCACCTTCAGCCTGCTCCTCGTCAACGACGTCTACCAGATGGCCGAGGTCGACGGCTGGGGCGGCTTCGCGCGGCTCAACGCCGTGGTGAAGGCGGAGCGGGCGCGCGGCGTGCCGATGCTCTACGCGCATGCGGGCGACACGCTCTCGCCCTCCCTGATGTCGGGCATCGACAAGGGCGCGCACATCGTCGAACTCCTCGACCGCGCCCCGCCCGACGTGTTCGTGCCCGGCAATCACGAGTTCGATTTCGGCCCGGCCGTGTTCTTCCAGCGCATGCGCGAGGCGGCCTTCCCGGTCTTTGCCGCGAACCTCCGGGGCGCGGACGGCAGGCCCCTCACGGGCGTGCAGGACCGGACCATCGTGGAGCTCGGCGGAATCCGGGTCGGCATCGTCGGGATTTCGCTGGCCAGCACCCCGGAAAAGTCGCAGAGCGGCGACCTCCGCTGCGGCCCCGAGATGGAGACGCTCGCCGACCAGGCCGAGCAGCTCCGCCGGGAAGGAGCGGAGATCGTCGTCGGCGTCGCCCACACCGCGCGGCCCACCGACCGGGCGATCGTGGCGGCGGGCCTCGTCGACATCCTGCTCTCCGGCCACGACCACGACCTCCTCGTCCATTACGACGGGCAGCGGGTGCTGGCGGAATCGAGCGTCGACGCCCACTACGTCACCTCGATCGACGTCACCGTGACGGTGACGGGCGAGGGACCGGCCCGGCGCGTGACGTGGCGCCCGCGCTTCCGCATCCACGACACCGCGACCGTGACGCCGGACCCGGAGACGCTGGCGATCGTGAACCGGCTCGAAGGGGAACTCTCCCGCGAGCTCGACGCGCCGCTCGGCGCGACGCGCACGGCCCTCGACAGCCGCGTCGCCACGGTGCGGGCCCGCGAATCGAGTTTCGGCGACCTCGTCGCCGACGCGCTCCGCGCCGCCACCGGTGCCGAGGCCGCGATCATGAACGGCGGCGGCATCCGGGGGAACCGCCTCTACCCGGCGGGAAGCGTGCTGACGCGGCGGGACATCCTGACGGAGCTTCCCTTCGGCAACACGACCGTGCTCGTCGCGATCTCGGGCGCGCAGCTGCGCGCCGCGATCGAGAACGGGCTCGCCGATTTCGGGCGCACGGCCGGGCGGATGCTGCAGGTCTCGGGGCTGATTGTGACCCTCGATCCGGAGGCGCCGCGGGGGGCGCGGGTGGTCTCGATCGCAGTCGGAGGCGAACCCCTCGACCCGGGCCGCACCTACCGGGTCGCCTCGAACAGCTTCCTCTACGACGGGGGCAACGGCTACGGGGTGCTCGCGAAGGGCCGCACGCTCATCGGCGCCACCGACGGCAAGCTCGTCGCCAACGAGGTGATGGCCTACATCCGGGCCAACGCCCCCCTCGACGTCGCCTCCGGGCAGCGCATCCTGGTCCGCTGA
- a CDS encoding uracil-DNA glycosylase, translated as MTVTPVAAALARFRASGSPWAELPFFADGAAERVAERVDARIASGAHVLPDPGNIFRALALTPPDSVKVVILGQDPYPTPGDANGLAFSYVGTGRLPASLKVILAEVAPGRPGSGDLTPWARQGVLLLNSALTVEAGKSGAHLRYGWARLTDEAVAAVSARPEPAAFLLWGAQARGRAVLIDGERHCVIESGHPSPLNRARDFPGSDPFGRANAWLETRGLAPIEWRL; from the coding sequence ATGACAGTCACGCCCGTTGCCGCGGCGCTCGCGCGCTTCCGCGCCTCCGGCTCGCCCTGGGCCGAGCTTCCCTTCTTCGCCGACGGCGCCGCCGAGCGGGTGGCCGAACGGGTCGATGCCCGCATCGCGTCCGGCGCGCACGTGCTGCCCGACCCCGGGAACATCTTCCGGGCGCTCGCCCTGACCCCGCCGGATTCCGTCAAGGTCGTGATCCTGGGGCAGGACCCCTACCCGACGCCGGGCGACGCCAACGGGCTCGCCTTCTCCTACGTGGGGACGGGCCGCCTGCCGGCCTCGCTCAAGGTCATCCTGGCGGAGGTGGCGCCGGGCCGGCCGGGGAGCGGCGACCTCACGCCCTGGGCGCGCCAGGGGGTGCTCCTCCTCAACAGCGCGCTGACCGTGGAGGCGGGCAAGTCCGGGGCGCATCTGCGCTACGGCTGGGCGCGCCTCACCGACGAGGCGGTGGCGGCGGTGTCCGCCCGGCCCGAACCCGCCGCGTTCCTGCTCTGGGGGGCGCAGGCCCGGGGACGGGCCGTCCTGATCGACGGCGAGCGCCACTGCGTGATCGAGAGCGGGCACCCCTCCCCCCTGAACCGGGCCCGCGACTTCCCGGGCTCCGACCCGTTCGGACGGGCGAATGCGTGGCTGGAGACGCGGGGGCTCGCGCCGATCGAATGGCGGCTGTAG
- the rlmN gene encoding 23S rRNA (adenine(2503)-C(2))-methyltransferase RlmN: MATASFDTARRAGSAVPAIEKTPEFRPEADAPLPGRRASLVGLTRADLKARLVAVGVPERESRMRSGQIWHWLNVRGARDFDQMTNVGKGLKALLAEHYTLDRPEIVTAQVSRDGTRKWLLRMAPTGAHDHNRGAEIECVYIPGPDRGTLCVSSQVGCTLTCSFCHTGTQRLVRNLSTAEIVSQLIVARDELGDFVGQMPSRDASGGGEVGRLVTNIVFMGMGEPLYNVDNVIDAVGVMSDQEGLGLSRRRITVSTSGVVPQMQRLGEEAHAMLAISLHAVRDDLRDELVPLNRRYPIADLLDACRRYPGLNNARRITFEYVMLKGVNDTDADARELVRLLKGIPAKINLIPFNPWPGSRYECSDWERIERFSEIVFNAGYASPVRTPRGRDILAACGQLKSETEKLRARARLMLEEGMAERMYAGGDDD, from the coding sequence ATGGCGACGGCGTCGTTCGACACCGCCCGGCGCGCAGGCAGCGCCGTTCCCGCAATCGAGAAGACGCCCGAGTTCCGGCCCGAGGCGGATGCCCCCCTGCCGGGCCGGCGCGCCTCCCTCGTCGGGCTCACCCGGGCGGATCTGAAGGCGCGGCTCGTCGCCGTCGGCGTGCCGGAGCGCGAGAGCCGCATGCGCTCGGGCCAGATCTGGCACTGGCTCAACGTGCGCGGCGCCCGCGACTTCGATCAGATGACGAATGTCGGCAAGGGCCTGAAGGCGCTGCTCGCCGAGCACTACACCCTCGACCGGCCCGAGATCGTCACCGCCCAGGTCTCCCGCGACGGCACCCGCAAGTGGCTCCTGCGCATGGCGCCGACCGGCGCGCACGATCACAATCGCGGCGCCGAGATCGAGTGCGTCTACATCCCGGGGCCGGACCGGGGCACGCTCTGCGTCTCGTCCCAGGTCGGCTGCACGCTGACCTGCTCGTTCTGCCACACGGGCACCCAGCGCCTCGTGCGCAACCTCTCGACGGCCGAGATCGTCTCGCAGCTGATCGTGGCGCGCGACGAGCTCGGCGACTTCGTCGGCCAGATGCCCTCGCGCGACGCGAGCGGCGGCGGCGAGGTGGGGCGCCTCGTCACGAACATCGTGTTCATGGGCATGGGCGAGCCCCTCTACAACGTCGACAACGTGATCGACGCGGTCGGCGTGATGTCGGACCAGGAGGGCCTCGGCCTGTCGCGCCGCCGCATCACGGTCTCGACCTCCGGCGTGGTGCCGCAGATGCAGCGGCTCGGCGAGGAGGCGCACGCCATGCTGGCGATCTCGCTCCACGCGGTGCGCGACGACCTGCGCGACGAGCTGGTGCCCTTGAACCGCAGATACCCGATCGCCGATCTCCTCGATGCCTGCCGCCGCTACCCGGGACTCAACAACGCCCGCCGCATCACCTTCGAGTACGTGATGCTCAAGGGCGTCAACGATACGGACGCCGATGCGCGCGAGCTGGTGCGCCTCCTCAAGGGGATCCCGGCCAAGATCAACCTGATCCCGTTCAACCCCTGGCCCGGCAGCCGCTACGAATGCTCCGACTGGGAGCGGATCGAGCGCTTCTCCGAGATCGTGTTCAACGCCGGCTACGCCTCGCCCGTGCGCACGCCGCGGGGGCGGGACATCCTGGCGGCCTGCGGCCAGCTCAAGAGCGAGACCGAGAAGCTGCGCGCCCGCGCCCGGCTGATGCTGGAGGAGGGCATGGCCGAGCGGATGTACGCGGGCGGCGACGACGACTGA
- a CDS encoding 23S rRNA (adenine(2030)-N(6))-methyltransferase RlmJ, producing MNYRHAFHAGNFADVLKHLVLTRVLAHLQRKPAPFRAIDAFAGIGFYDLAGDEAGRTAEWRDGWGRLDEPFPAEIEALFAPYRAAVAAVIARYGASVYPGSPALIREALRPIDQGVLVELHPADAETLRTRYNQDPRTKVLHLDGWTALNSLIPPPERRGLVLIDPPYEKPGEIERLGTRLAKAVAKWPTGLFLAWYPIKDVAAVDRMVADLDAALERPALRLDLMIDRPDPSRLTGTGLVVVNPPWTLAEEAGLFLPALAERLARADYGAFRCEALGAPG from the coding sequence ATGAACTACCGACACGCCTTCCACGCCGGCAATTTCGCCGATGTCCTGAAGCACCTCGTCCTGACGCGGGTGCTCGCCCACCTGCAGCGCAAGCCGGCGCCCTTCCGGGCGATCGACGCCTTCGCGGGAATCGGCTTCTACGACCTCGCCGGGGACGAGGCCGGGCGAACGGCGGAGTGGCGGGACGGCTGGGGCCGCCTCGACGAGCCCTTCCCCGCCGAGATCGAGGCGCTGTTCGCGCCCTACCGGGCGGCGGTGGCCGCGGTGATCGCGCGCTACGGCGCCAGCGTCTATCCCGGATCGCCCGCGCTCATCCGCGAGGCCCTGCGCCCGATCGATCAGGGCGTGCTCGTCGAGCTGCACCCGGCCGATGCCGAGACCCTGCGCACCCGCTACAACCAGGACCCGCGCACCAAGGTGCTGCACCTCGACGGCTGGACGGCGTTGAACAGCCTGATCCCGCCGCCGGAGCGGCGCGGCCTCGTCCTGATCGACCCGCCCTACGAGAAGCCAGGGGAGATCGAGCGCCTCGGCACCCGCCTCGCGAAAGCGGTGGCGAAATGGCCGACCGGCCTCTTCCTGGCGTGGTACCCGATCAAGGACGTCGCGGCCGTCGACCGCATGGTCGCCGACCTCGACGCCGCCCTGGAGCGGCCGGCGCTCCGCCTCGACCTGATGATCGACCGCCCGGATCCAAGCCGCCTCACCGGCACCGGCCTCGTCGTCGTCAACCCGCCCTGGACGCTCGCCGAGGAGGCCGGCCTGTTCCTGCCGGCGCTGGCCGAGCGCCTGGCCCGCGCCGATTACGGCGCCTTCCGCTGCGAGGCGCTGGGCGCGCCGGGGTGA
- a CDS encoding ribonuclease T2 family protein — MKQGVRGFAALAALLLAAPAPAQDDGGFGRGRPGDFDFYVLALSWSPTYCGGAGASRDERQCMPGRGLGFVVHGLWPQYTRGYPTNCSAFERAPTRQAMEIAGEVFPSEGLARYEWRKHGTCSGLDPASYFRAAREARAAVTIPDALKAAGGDQRLAPIEIARQFVLANKGLRPDMMAVACARGRLQEVRLCFTKDLRGFTSCPEVARQNCRAPEIAVEAAR; from the coding sequence ATGAAGCAGGGTGTTCGGGGATTCGCGGCGCTCGCCGCGCTGCTCTTGGCCGCGCCGGCGCCGGCGCAGGATGACGGCGGCTTCGGGCGCGGCCGGCCGGGCGATTTCGACTTCTACGTGCTGGCGCTCTCCTGGTCGCCGACCTATTGCGGGGGCGCGGGCGCCTCCCGCGACGAGCGCCAGTGCATGCCGGGGCGCGGCCTCGGCTTCGTGGTGCACGGCCTCTGGCCGCAATACACCCGCGGCTACCCGACGAACTGCTCGGCCTTCGAGCGCGCGCCGACCCGGCAGGCCATGGAGATCGCCGGCGAGGTCTTCCCGAGCGAGGGGCTCGCCCGCTACGAGTGGCGCAAGCACGGCACCTGCTCGGGCCTCGACCCGGCCTCCTATTTCCGCGCCGCCCGCGAGGCCCGCGCCGCGGTGACGATCCCCGACGCGCTCAAGGCCGCGGGCGGCGACCAGCGCCTCGCGCCGATCGAGATCGCGCGGCAATTCGTGCTGGCGAACAAGGGGCTGCGGCCCGACATGATGGCGGTGGCCTGCGCCCGCGGGCGCTTGCAGGAGGTGCGCCTCTGCTTCACCAAGGATCTGCGCGGCTTCACCTCCTGCCCCGAGGTGGCGCGCCAGAATTGCCGCGCCCCGGAGATCGCCGTCGAGGCTGCCCGCTGA
- a CDS encoding extensin family protein — MWRSVFAFSALALFGAGLTGCALNKFERREPWRDQAEQICLSRKLVQQTEFVTPAKEIDGPGPCGMQQPFRVTRLGNGSVALKQRMTLACPALAEAEAWLADTIQPAANLYFGQPVAEINAGSYACRGRNNQAGAKLSEHSFGNAVDIMSFKLADGSVITVKGGWRGTEAEQGFLREVFLGACQRFTTVLAPGSNVFHYDHIHVDLARHDPRGLKRLCQPLIKFVPQLGAEGARSSYPRPPARQPAPPQAPIDVEEDDPYGLTPMSARGTPTKVARSPAAPAPSAYTAAPAPRPYRPQAPASRLASAPAYEEPAPGFEEEPLSLTAPGLGSGPIY; from the coding sequence ATGTGGCGTAGCGTCTTCGCGTTCTCCGCCCTGGCGCTGTTCGGCGCGGGGCTCACCGGCTGTGCGCTCAACAAGTTTGAGCGGCGCGAGCCGTGGCGCGACCAGGCGGAGCAGATCTGCCTCTCGCGCAAGCTCGTGCAGCAGACCGAGTTCGTGACGCCGGCCAAGGAGATCGACGGGCCGGGCCCCTGCGGCATGCAGCAGCCGTTCCGGGTCACGCGGCTCGGCAACGGCTCGGTCGCCCTCAAGCAGCGCATGACGCTCGCCTGCCCGGCGCTGGCCGAGGCCGAGGCGTGGCTCGCCGACACGATCCAGCCGGCGGCGAACCTGTATTTCGGCCAACCCGTGGCCGAGATCAACGCGGGCTCCTACGCCTGCCGCGGCCGCAACAACCAAGCGGGCGCCAAGCTCTCGGAGCATTCCTTCGGCAACGCCGTGGACATCATGTCCTTCAAGCTCGCCGACGGCTCCGTCATCACCGTCAAGGGCGGCTGGCGCGGCACCGAGGCCGAGCAGGGCTTCCTGCGCGAGGTGTTCCTCGGCGCCTGCCAGCGCTTCACCACGGTGCTGGCCCCGGGCTCCAACGTGTTCCACTACGACCACATCCACGTGGACCTCGCCCGGCACGACCCGCGCGGCCTGAAGCGCCTCTGCCAACCGCTGATCAAGTTCGTGCCGCAGCTCGGCGCCGAGGGCGCCCGCTCGTCCTATCCGCGCCCGCCCGCACGCCAGCCGGCCCCGCCGCAGGCGCCGATCGACGTCGAGGAGGACGATCCCTACGGCCTCACGCCGATGTCGGCGCGGGGCACGCCGACGAAGGTCGCCCGCTCGCCCGCGGCACCCGCGCCCTCGGCCTACACCGCCGCGCCCGCGCCGCGCCCCTACCGCCCGCAGGCGCCTGCCTCCCGCCTCGCCTCCGCACCCGCCTACGAGGAGCCCGCTCCGGGCTTCGAGGAGGAGCCGCTCTCGCTCACCGCCCCCGGCCTCGGCAGCGGCCCGATCTACTGA
- a CDS encoding AI-2E family transporter, protein MKPQAPGAAPLPPAAARTPRALALAGIAVVAFAALLALAWLSAATLLLIFAGSLFGVFLDGLTRGLGHVLPVRRSLRLAIASVALAACTVGLVAFGGATVAQQGRDLGQTIRQQTGTVSEWLKAHGLDVPLLNAVEGTGQEGGGEPASGQAEKTNKPEDGHGQKSGGLAGLASGALKSPGTLLSDAGSVLGPAASVILGLFNALGNVLVIVFLGVAFAADPGSYRDGLLRFVPPRHRWRGAKVLDGMGETLRHWLFGQLVTMAVIFLCTWAGLWFLGVGGSLILGLQAGLLAFIPTIGPLIAGIVILLASLATGLSAVLGALGVYLAVQTLESYLLTPIIQKRALDIPPATIFAGQLLLGVLFGLWGIALALPLLAVMKVLLEQLYVEETLGEEAS, encoded by the coding sequence ATGAAGCCGCAAGCACCGGGCGCCGCGCCCCTCCCGCCGGCCGCCGCCCGGACGCCGCGCGCGCTGGCTCTCGCCGGCATCGCGGTCGTCGCCTTCGCCGCGCTGCTGGCGCTCGCCTGGCTGTCGGCCGCGACGCTCCTCCTGATCTTCGCTGGAAGCCTGTTCGGCGTGTTCCTCGACGGGCTGACGCGAGGGCTCGGCCATGTCCTGCCCGTGCGACGCTCATTGCGGCTCGCCATCGCCAGCGTCGCGCTCGCCGCCTGCACGGTCGGCCTCGTCGCGTTCGGCGGGGCGACCGTGGCGCAGCAGGGGCGCGACCTCGGCCAGACCATCCGCCAGCAGACGGGCACGGTCAGCGAGTGGCTGAAGGCGCACGGCCTCGACGTGCCGCTCCTCAACGCCGTGGAGGGGACCGGGCAGGAGGGTGGCGGCGAGCCGGCCTCCGGTCAGGCCGAGAAGACGAACAAGCCGGAGGACGGGCACGGGCAGAAGTCCGGCGGCCTCGCCGGCCTCGCTTCCGGGGCGCTGAAGAGCCCCGGCACGCTCCTGTCGGACGCGGGCAGCGTGCTCGGCCCCGCGGCCTCCGTGATCCTCGGCCTGTTCAACGCGCTCGGCAACGTGCTCGTCATCGTCTTCCTCGGCGTCGCCTTCGCGGCCGATCCGGGGAGCTACCGGGACGGGCTCCTGCGCTTCGTGCCGCCGCGCCACCGCTGGCGGGGCGCCAAGGTGCTCGACGGCATGGGCGAGACCCTGCGCCACTGGCTGTTCGGCCAGCTCGTCACCATGGCGGTGATCTTCCTGTGCACCTGGGCCGGCCTCTGGTTTCTCGGCGTCGGCGGCTCGCTGATCCTCGGCCTGCAGGCGGGGCTCCTGGCCTTCATCCCGACGATCGGCCCGCTGATCGCCGGCATCGTGATCCTGCTGGCGAGCCTCGCCACGGGTCTCAGCGCCGTGCTCGGCGCGCTTGGCGTCTACCTCGCGGTGCAGACGCTGGAGAGCTACCTGCTCACCCCCATCATCCAGAAGCGGGCCCTCGACATCCCGCCCGCGACGATCTTCGCCGGCCAGCTGCTGCTCGGCGTCCTGTTCGGCCTCTGGGGCATCGCCCTGGCGCTGCCGCTGCTCGCCGTGATGAAGGTACTCTTGGAGCAGCTCTACGTCGAGGAGACGCTGGGCGAGGAGGCGAGCTAG
- a CDS encoding prephenate/arogenate dehydrogenase family protein: MPEAGLPEVGLAEAGTAEPVLDRLAIVGLGLIGSSIARGARQFGLCRTIVAIDRDEAVRARVRDLGLADSVTDDAAEGVAGADLVILCVPVGAAGAVAQAIRGRMKPGSVLSDVGSVKGAVVAAVSPHLSEGVVFIPAHPVAGTEYSGPDAGFSTLFSGRWCILTPPEGADEAAVERVRALWQGLGAIVETMSAEHHDLVLAITSHVPHLIAYNIVGTAADLETVTQSEVIKFSAGGFRDFTRIAASDPTMWRDVFLNNKDAVLEMLGRFNEDLAALARAIRWGDGDALHDLFTRTRAIRRGIVAMGQETAEPDFGRARPAPEPQRAPEPQEAPGSREARQA, translated from the coding sequence ATGCCTGAGGCGGGACTGCCTGAGGTGGGACTGGCTGAGGCGGGAACGGCCGAGCCGGTTCTGGACCGGCTCGCCATCGTCGGGCTCGGGCTGATCGGCTCCTCGATCGCCCGCGGCGCCCGCCAGTTCGGCCTCTGCCGGACGATCGTCGCGATCGACCGGGACGAGGCCGTCCGCGCGCGGGTGCGGGACCTCGGCCTCGCCGACAGCGTGACGGACGACGCCGCCGAAGGCGTCGCGGGCGCCGACCTCGTGATCCTGTGCGTGCCGGTCGGCGCCGCGGGCGCGGTCGCGCAGGCGATCCGCGGCCGCATGAAGCCGGGCTCCGTCCTCTCCGACGTCGGCTCGGTGAAGGGCGCGGTGGTGGCCGCGGTGAGCCCGCACTTGAGCGAGGGCGTCGTCTTCATCCCGGCCCATCCCGTGGCGGGCACCGAGTATTCGGGGCCGGATGCCGGCTTCTCGACCCTGTTCTCGGGCCGCTGGTGCATTCTGACCCCGCCGGAAGGCGCGGACGAGGCGGCGGTCGAGCGCGTGCGGGCGCTCTGGCAGGGGCTCGGCGCCATCGTCGAGACGATGAGCGCCGAGCACCACGACCTCGTGCTCGCCATCACGAGCCACGTGCCGCACCTGATCGCCTACAACATCGTCGGCACGGCCGCCGACCTCGAGACCGTGACGCAATCCGAGGTCATCAAGTTCTCGGCCGGCGGCTTCCGCGATTTCACCCGCATCGCCGCCTCGGACCCGACCATGTGGCGCGACGTCTTCCTGAACAACAAGGACGCGGTCCTGGAGATGCTCGGGCGCTTCAACGAGGACCTGGCGGCGCTGGCGCGCGCGATCCGCTGGGGCGACGGCGACGCGCTCCACGACCTCTTCACCCGCACCCGCGCCATCCGCCGCGGCATCGTGGCGATGGGCCAGGAGACGGCCGAGCCCGATTTCGGCCGGGCCCGTCCGGCTCCCGAGCCGCAGAGGGCGCCGGAGCCGCAAGAGGCGCCCGGCTCGCGAGAGGCCCGCCAAGCATGA
- a CDS encoding pyridoxal phosphate-dependent aminotransferase produces MTAPAPRDAALARPTPRPGVLAIEAYVPGKSGAPGAHKVHKLSSNETPLGPSPAAVAAMREAAGSLALYPDGSATQLRAAIARKFGLDPDRIVCGAGSDELLSLLAYAYVGPGDEGIFTEHGFLVYRIAILAAGGAPVVAPECDLTTDVDAILAAVTPRTRIVFVANPNNPTGTYLPFAEVRRLHAGLPANVLLVLDGAYAEYVRANDYSAGLDLVLGSENVVMTRTFSKIHGLAALRIGWMVGPAPVVDALNRIRGPFNLSAAGIAAGAAAIADEAHVAASVAHNAAWLPRLTEAVTGLGLRVTPSVGNFILVHFPEEPGRDAGAADAFLTRRGVITRRVASYGLPNALRVTVGSGEANEAFLAALGDFQRGQAHA; encoded by the coding sequence ATGACCGCCCCCGCTCCCCGAGACGCCGCTCTCGCCCGTCCGACGCCGCGCCCCGGCGTGCTCGCCATCGAGGCCTACGTGCCGGGCAAGAGCGGGGCACCCGGCGCGCACAAGGTCCACAAGCTCTCCTCGAACGAGACGCCGCTGGGGCCGAGCCCCGCCGCGGTCGCGGCGATGCGCGAGGCGGCGGGGAGCCTCGCCCTCTACCCGGACGGCAGCGCGACCCAGCTGCGCGCGGCCATCGCCCGCAAGTTCGGTCTCGATCCGGACCGGATCGTCTGCGGGGCGGGCTCCGACGAGCTGCTCTCGCTCCTCGCCTACGCCTATGTCGGCCCCGGCGACGAGGGCATCTTCACCGAGCACGGGTTCCTGGTCTACCGGATCGCGATCCTGGCCGCGGGGGGCGCCCCGGTCGTGGCGCCCGAGTGCGACCTCACCACGGACGTCGACGCGATCCTCGCCGCGGTGACGCCGCGGACCCGCATCGTCTTCGTCGCGAACCCCAACAACCCGACGGGCACCTACCTGCCCTTCGCGGAGGTGCGCCGGCTACACGCCGGTTTGCCGGCAAACGTCCTCCTCGTCCTCGACGGGGCCTACGCGGAATACGTCCGCGCCAACGATTACTCGGCCGGGCTCGACCTCGTGCTCGGCTCCGAGAACGTCGTGATGACCCGCACCTTCTCGAAGATCCACGGGCTGGCGGCGCTGCGCATCGGCTGGATGGTGGGGCCGGCCCCGGTGGTCGACGCGCTCAACCGGATTCGCGGACCCTTCAACCTGTCGGCGGCCGGCATCGCGGCGGGGGCGGCGGCGATCGCCGACGAGGCCCATGTCGCGGCCTCCGTCGCCCACAACGCGGCCTGGCTGCCGCGCCTGACCGAGGCGGTGACCGGCCTCGGCCTGCGGGTGACGCCGAGCGTCGGCAACTTCATCCTCGTGCACTTCCCCGAGGAGCCCGGCCGCGATGCGGGTGCGGCCGATGCGTTCCTGACGCGGCGGGGCGTCATCACCCGGCGCGTCGCCTCCTACGGCCTGCCGAACGCGCTGCGCGTCACGGTCGGCAGCGGGGAGGCGAACGAGGCCTTCCTCGCCGCCCTCGGCGATTTCCAGCGGGGGCAGGCGCATGCCTGA
- a CDS encoding chorismate mutase, producing the protein MRFSKRAAPPLDNLADLRAEIDRIDAEMHALLIQRGSIIDRLIAVKGTSASGSAFRPGREAAMMRRVAERHRGLLPLDTVEGIWRVIIATFTYVQAPFSVHADISGGDAAMRDSARFHFGFTVPYRPHPTCAAVIEAVAASRGDLGIFRFDPRGARAPLAGAAWWDGLVGAGRPKVIARLPFIERPTHPAGTPIFVVAKPLDDPSAAQRDWVLHAARVARWTPEAERALQDLYGEVVARAAPLSGEERLLIAVPGGVGPRQLREGLERAGAALGALDETGSHAARFRV; encoded by the coding sequence ATGCGCTTTTCGAAGAGAGCCGCGCCGCCGCTCGACAACCTCGCGGATCTCCGCGCGGAGATCGACCGGATCGACGCCGAGATGCATGCCCTGCTGATCCAGCGCGGCTCGATCATCGACCGGCTGATCGCGGTCAAGGGCACCTCCGCCTCGGGCTCCGCCTTCCGGCCGGGCCGCGAGGCCGCGATGATGCGGCGGGTGGCCGAGCGCCACCGGGGCCTCCTGCCCCTCGACACGGTGGAGGGGATCTGGCGTGTCATCATCGCGACCTTCACCTACGTGCAGGCGCCGTTCTCGGTGCACGCGGACATTTCGGGCGGGGACGCGGCGATGCGCGATTCCGCCCGCTTCCATTTCGGCTTCACGGTGCCCTACCGGCCCCACCCCACCTGCGCGGCGGTGATCGAGGCGGTGGCGGCCTCCCGGGGCGATCTCGGCATCTTCCGCTTCGACCCACGGGGCGCGCGGGCGCCGCTCGCGGGTGCGGCGTGGTGGGACGGGCTCGTCGGCGCCGGCCGCCCGAAGGTGATCGCGCGGCTTCCCTTCATCGAGCGTCCGACCCACCCGGCCGGCACGCCGATCTTCGTGGTGGCCAAACCCCTCGACGATCCCTCCGCCGCCCAGCGCGACTGGGTGCTGCACGCCGCCCGCGTCGCCCGCTGGACACCGGAGGCCGAGCGCGCCCTGCAGGATCTCTACGGCGAGGTGGTGGCCCGCGCCGCGCCCCTCTCGGGCGAGGAGCGCCTCCTCATCGCGGTGCCCGGCGGGGTCGGGCCGCGCCAGCTGCGCGAGGGCCTCGAGCGGGCCGGCGCCGCTCTCGGCGCCCTCGACGAGACGGGAAGCCACGCCGCCCGCTTCCGGGTGTAG